In the Campylobacter showae genome, one interval contains:
- the yihA gene encoding ribosome biogenesis GTP-binding protein YihA/YsxC produces MIRVLNAKFLVSAPDISLAPPANSSEVAFLGRSNVGKSSLINALVNQKGLAKSSSTPGKTRLINFFEVEYARGIKNEQGELSEERANLTFVDLPGFGYAKVAKSMHAQWKKNLDEYLKFRANIKLFVHLIDSRQFDMQIDRDVNDYLQSFLRPDQKILNFLTKSDKLNQSQKSAVLKVYPGAHFVSALKKTGVEKANGLIYLNALGL; encoded by the coding sequence GTGATCCGCGTTTTAAACGCAAAATTTCTCGTTTCAGCGCCCGACATCTCGCTGGCTCCGCCTGCAAATTCTAGCGAAGTAGCGTTTTTGGGGCGCTCAAACGTCGGTAAAAGCAGCCTCATAAACGCCCTGGTTAATCAAAAAGGCCTAGCCAAAAGCAGCTCGACGCCGGGCAAAACGCGCCTCATAAATTTTTTCGAGGTCGAGTATGCGCGCGGTATCAAAAACGAGCAAGGCGAACTAAGCGAGGAGAGGGCAAATTTGACCTTCGTCGATCTGCCGGGCTTTGGATACGCCAAAGTGGCTAAAAGCATGCACGCGCAGTGGAAAAAAAACCTTGACGAATATTTAAAATTTAGAGCCAACATCAAGCTTTTCGTGCATCTCATCGACTCGCGCCAGTTTGATATGCAAATCGATAGGGACGTGAATGATTATCTGCAAAGCTTCCTGCGCCCCGATCAAAAAATTTTAAATTTTCTCACAAAATCAGACAAGCTAAATCAAAGCCAAAAAAGTGCGGTTTTAAAAGTCTATCCGGGCGCGCATTTCGTTTCGGCGCTTAAAAAAACGGGCGTAGAAAAGGCAAATGGGCTTATATATCTAAACGCGCTGGGGCTGTAA
- the lptA gene encoding lipopolysaccharide transport periplasmic protein LptA: protein MDRARKAIGTLLVFCFLPLFAEQVEVNADNFFADESKFMGEFSGKVKITKGKDVLTADKVIIYFDSKKNPTKYVASGNAKFRVFIKNKTYDGSGSELIYEPAPNLYTINGNGFLHEIETDKKVYGEKITVNQNSGTYNVNSGKKEPVKFIFQVEDKK, encoded by the coding sequence ATGGATAGAGCAAGAAAGGCGATAGGAACTCTGCTGGTATTTTGCTTTCTGCCGTTATTTGCCGAGCAGGTAGAGGTTAATGCCGATAATTTTTTTGCCGACGAGAGTAAATTTATGGGCGAATTTAGCGGCAAAGTAAAAATCACCAAAGGTAAAGACGTATTGACGGCGGACAAGGTTATTATTTATTTTGATTCCAAGAAAAATCCAACCAAATACGTAGCCTCGGGCAACGCCAAATTTAGAGTATTTATCAAAAATAAAACATACGACGGTAGCGGTAGCGAGCTTATTTACGAGCCTGCGCCGAATTTATATACGATAAACGGCAACGGATTTTTACACGAGATAGAAACCGATAAAAAAGTCTACGGCGAAAAGATCACCGTCAATCAAAACAGCGGAACGTATAACGTAAACAGCGGCAAAAAAGAGCCGGTTAAATTTATATTCCAGGTCGAGGACAAAAAGTGA
- the lptC gene encoding LPS export ABC transporter periplasmic protein LptC encodes MVIRIFYLVVSVFSVAMVYLAIEEPYYSDLLSGGEVSASMQMSVVTDYEMNATAVNARYEADTCNRYKDRDECLKFKGVAIMGDKEHNISSDEAIYQEDLLKFKNNVRYINNENLKFVSNEATYDIKKKIAISNTPFVMTQNGDKITGNSLIYDLNLKTTKIKGFQGWIEQERR; translated from the coding sequence TTGGTTATAAGGATTTTTTACCTAGTCGTTAGCGTTTTTAGCGTGGCGATGGTTTATTTGGCGATTGAGGAGCCTTACTATAGCGATCTTTTAAGCGGCGGCGAGGTGAGCGCGAGCATGCAGATGAGCGTGGTCACGGACTACGAGATGAACGCCACTGCAGTAAACGCCAGATATGAAGCCGATACGTGCAATAGATATAAAGATAGAGACGAGTGTTTAAAATTTAAAGGCGTGGCGATAATGGGCGACAAGGAGCACAATATCAGTTCGGATGAGGCGATTTATCAAGAAGATTTATTAAAATTTAAAAATAATGTTAGATATATAAACAACGAAAACCTTAAATTTGTGTCTAATGAAGCCACTTATGATATAAAGAAAAAAATAGCCATCAGTAATACCCCGTTCGTTATGACTCAAAACGGGGATAAAATTACCGGCAATAGTTTAATTTATGATTTGAATTTAAAAACAACTAAAATAAAAGGATTTCAAGGATGGATAGAGCAAGAAAGGCGATAG
- a CDS encoding KdsC family phosphatase, with translation MIEIIFLDVDGCLTDGKIVYSPNGDELKFFDVKDGYAIESWLKLGKKVAIITGRSSPIVEKRAQDLKITHVYQGVSDKLEVAKQILEFEGLEFESAAAIGDDYNDYKLLKSVGWSFKPKNAIKELEVRTKLNYKGGNGAVREMIEILIRSEGLMQEWAKRWL, from the coding sequence ATGATAGAGATTATATTTTTAGACGTCGATGGTTGCCTAACCGACGGCAAGATCGTCTATAGCCCAAACGGCGACGAGCTTAAATTTTTTGACGTCAAGGACGGATATGCTATCGAGAGCTGGCTAAAGCTCGGGAAAAAAGTCGCGATCATCACGGGCAGAAGCTCGCCTATCGTCGAAAAAAGGGCGCAGGATTTAAAGATAACGCACGTCTATCAAGGCGTTAGCGATAAGCTTGAAGTCGCAAAACAGATACTAGAATTTGAAGGGCTGGAGTTTGAAAGCGCTGCAGCTATAGGCGATGATTATAACGACTACAAGCTGCTAAAAAGCGTCGGATGGAGCTTTAAGCCAAAAAACGCAATCAAAGAGCTTGAAGTAAGAACGAAACTAAACTACAAAGGCGGCAACGGCGCGGTGCGCGAGATGATAGAGATACTTATCCGTAGCGAGGGCCTAATGCAAGAGTGGGCTAAACGTTGGTTATAA
- the hisB gene encoding imidazoleglycerol-phosphate dehydratase HisB — MQRKTKETDISLELEIYGSGKAEINTGIGFFDHMLEAFCKHALFDMKLVCRGDLHVDFHHSVEDVGIVIGQALREKIYPLSGVERFGEATVVMDEAAVNCALDLSNRPFLVYESINEGKVGEFDVELTNEFFQALAFNAAITLHISKIRGRNSHHILEASFKACAVALRRALAKNSRVGVPSTKGVL, encoded by the coding sequence ATGCAAAGAAAGACAAAAGAGACGGATATTAGCCTAGAGCTTGAAATTTACGGTAGCGGTAAAGCCGAGATAAACACAGGCATAGGATTTTTCGATCATATGCTCGAGGCTTTTTGCAAGCACGCTCTTTTTGATATGAAGCTTGTCTGCAGGGGCGATTTGCACGTGGATTTTCATCATAGCGTAGAGGATGTGGGTATCGTCATCGGGCAGGCTTTGCGCGAGAAAATTTATCCGCTTAGCGGAGTCGAGAGATTTGGCGAAGCAACGGTGGTTATGGATGAGGCAGCGGTAAACTGTGCCCTTGACCTCTCAAATCGCCCGTTTTTGGTATATGAAAGTATAAACGAGGGCAAAGTCGGCGAATTTGACGTAGAGCTGACAAACGAATTTTTCCAGGCTCTGGCTTTTAATGCCGCGATTACGCTGCATATCTCTAAAATCCGCGGACGAAACTCTCATCATATTTTGGAGGCTAGCTTTAAGGCCTGCGCCGTCGCGCTAAGAAGGGCTCTGGCCAAAAACTCCAGAGTCGGCGTACCTAGCACGAAAGGCGTGCTATGA
- a CDS encoding septal ring lytic transglycosylase RlpA family protein, whose amino-acid sequence MPQPSRAKFIFFSLFFVFFMSGCSFLTSPFGGITGSGGSKKSGKINSSKGMHEATMRPYTINGKTYYPTVVKVGDRASGIASWYGPDFHGKKTSNGETYDMHAMTAAHKTLPMNTMVRVTNIKNGKNIIVRINDRGPFVAGRVIDLSKTGAVKLDVFNAGTAPVLLEVVGFNGNVGGAAVVASSQPSSKQPSSQKPSAQTKSQPQQQQQQTFVGGIFMVQIGAFKNLSGANAFKQQHAGQYGNGAYDTVIKSYELDGGKIYRVFISGFRSEEEAKDFISAGHISGAFFVRE is encoded by the coding sequence TTGCCGCAACCGAGTAGGGCTAAATTTATATTTTTTAGTCTATTTTTCGTATTTTTTATGAGCGGCTGTTCGTTCTTGACTTCGCCGTTTGGCGGGATAACCGGTAGCGGCGGCTCAAAAAAAAGCGGCAAGATAAATAGCTCAAAGGGCATGCATGAAGCAACCATGCGCCCATACACCATAAACGGTAAAACCTACTATCCAACCGTCGTAAAAGTCGGCGATAGAGCTAGCGGTATAGCCAGCTGGTACGGTCCGGATTTTCACGGTAAAAAGACGTCAAACGGCGAGACCTATGATATGCACGCTATGACGGCGGCGCACAAGACTCTGCCGATGAACACGATGGTGCGCGTGACGAATATAAAAAACGGTAAAAATATCATCGTACGTATCAACGACCGCGGACCTTTCGTTGCAGGGCGCGTGATAGACCTGTCAAAAACGGGTGCGGTGAAACTTGACGTGTTTAACGCCGGTACGGCTCCGGTTTTACTAGAGGTCGTCGGCTTTAACGGCAATGTCGGCGGAGCAGCGGTCGTAGCATCGTCGCAGCCTAGCTCAAAACAACCTAGCTCGCAAAAACCGAGCGCTCAGACTAAGTCGCAGCCGCAACAACAGCAACAACAAACTTTTGTTGGCGGTATTTTCATGGTGCAAATCGGTGCATTTAAAAATTTAAGCGGCGCAAATGCCTTTAAGCAGCAGCATGCGGGGCAATACGGCAATGGCGCTTATGATACCGTTATAAAGTCCTACGAGCTTGACGGCGGTAAAATTTACAGAGTATTTATAAGCGGCTTTAGAAGCGAAGAGGAAGCAAAAGACTTCATAAGCGCAGGGCACATCTCTGGCGCATTTTTCGTGAGGGAATAA
- a CDS encoding lytic transglycosylase domain-containing protein: MKIFRVIMLCLACTGWLFATAASNDAEQTQKMILKEFDIDAKFLQSSHYASIKNSIKDGKRKEFTDTVKNGYKHIPMLQKIIKDSGIPESFLYLAMTESGFSNNIVSSKKAIGIWQFMESTAKLYGLRVDKYTDERKDPMAATAAATKYLQSLKNDFGKWYLAMMAYNCGEARLREGIRKAGTTDLATLLDDKKSYIPKETKRFVKKILTIAHIAKEQENLLAKTQALSGTNGIELSKIDVPGGTTLMEVGDSIGLSLKKMKEYNMHLKFVYTPPTEKPYYLYIPSNKKKMFSDNFEAAQNRKFEIYTVKESDTLLTIAKKTGVNHKIIKEYNDLASNEIKPNQKLVIPSEQNVNYLAEYMVKSGDTLGEVSQKFDVALEDLKEANTLMSSNSSIGAKLAATE; encoded by the coding sequence ATGAAAATCTTTAGAGTAATAATGCTGTGTCTAGCATGTACGGGGTGGCTTTTCGCGACCGCGGCTAGCAACGACGCAGAGCAAACCCAAAAGATGATATTAAAAGAATTCGACATAGACGCTAAATTTTTACAAAGCTCTCACTACGCTTCTATAAAAAATTCCATCAAGGACGGTAAGAGAAAAGAGTTTACCGATACCGTCAAAAACGGCTACAAACACATCCCGATGCTTCAAAAGATCATAAAAGACTCAGGTATACCGGAGTCGTTTTTATATCTTGCTATGACTGAGTCCGGGTTTTCAAATAATATAGTTTCCAGTAAAAAAGCTATCGGAATTTGGCAGTTTATGGAGTCTACGGCGAAGCTTTACGGCCTTAGAGTCGATAAGTACACCGACGAGCGAAAAGACCCGATGGCAGCCACCGCCGCAGCTACAAAATATCTACAAAGCCTAAAAAACGACTTTGGCAAATGGTATCTTGCGATGATGGCCTATAACTGCGGCGAAGCAAGGTTAAGAGAGGGCATCAGAAAAGCCGGAACCACTGATCTAGCTACATTGCTAGACGATAAAAAAAGCTACATCCCAAAAGAGACGAAAAGATTCGTAAAGAAAATTTTAACTATCGCGCACATAGCCAAAGAGCAGGAAAATTTACTAGCTAAAACGCAGGCTCTAAGCGGTACGAATGGCATAGAATTATCAAAAATAGACGTTCCGGGCGGCACAACGCTAATGGAGGTCGGAGACAGCATAGGGCTTAGCCTAAAAAAGATGAAAGAATACAATATGCATCTAAAATTCGTCTACACTCCGCCGACGGAAAAGCCTTATTATCTTTATATCCCATCAAACAAAAAGAAAATGTTTAGCGATAACTTCGAGGCGGCGCAAAATAGAAAATTTGAGATTTATACCGTCAAAGAAAGCGACACGTTGCTAACTATAGCTAAAAAAACTGGCGTAAATCATAAAATCATAAAAGAGTATAACGACCTTGCCTCAAATGAGATCAAGCCTAATCAAAAGCTAGTCATACCAAGCGAGCAAAACGTCAACTACCTAGCCGAGTACATGGTTAAAAGCGGCGATACGCTCGGGGAGGTTTCGCAGAAATTTGACGTAGCGCTTGAGGATTTAAAAGAAGCTAATACGCTTATGAGCTCAAACAGCTCGATCGGAGCCAAACTTGCCGCAACCGAGTAG
- a CDS encoding TatD family hydrolase encodes MIIDTHCHLDDESFDSDLVKVIANARENGVGGVLIPGADINDLPKAAKITREFENVFFAVGVHPYDKDGFNKDVLYKFAKDEKCVAVGECGLDYFRLPKDENEKELEKAEQKRVFRAQLDMAVELNLPVILHIRDANEDSFNILKEYASRLVGAVLHCYNASPLLLELAKMGEFYFGIGGVLTFKNAKNLVQILPQIPRDRLLLETDAPYLTPEPFRGGRRNEPAFARLVATKMAEILNLKEEEVMEITTKNAKKIFMKFNT; translated from the coding sequence ATGATAATAGACACTCACTGTCATTTGGACGATGAAAGCTTTGATAGCGATCTGGTAAAAGTTATAGCAAATGCCCGAGAAAACGGCGTCGGCGGGGTGCTGATACCTGGTGCTGATATTAATGATTTACCAAAAGCGGCTAAAATAACCCGCGAATTTGAAAATGTATTTTTTGCCGTCGGAGTTCATCCGTATGATAAGGATGGATTTAACAAGGACGTTCTTTATAAATTTGCAAAAGACGAAAAGTGCGTTGCCGTGGGCGAGTGCGGGCTTGATTACTTCCGCTTGCCTAAAGACGAAAATGAAAAAGAGCTTGAAAAAGCGGAACAAAAGCGCGTGTTTAGAGCGCAGCTTGATATGGCGGTAGAGTTAAATTTGCCGGTCATTTTGCATATTAGAGATGCAAACGAAGATAGTTTTAATATCTTAAAAGAGTATGCAAGCAGGCTGGTCGGAGCGGTTTTGCATTGCTATAACGCTTCGCCTTTGCTTCTAGAGCTTGCAAAGATGGGCGAGTTTTACTTTGGTATCGGCGGGGTTTTGACCTTTAAAAACGCGAAAAATTTGGTTCAAATTTTGCCCCAAATTCCGCGAGATAGGTTGCTACTTGAAACCGACGCGCCGTATCTGACGCCTGAGCCCTTTAGGGGGGGCCGTAGAAACGAGCCTGCCTTTGCGCGTCTTGTCGCAACAAAGATGGCCGAGATTTTAAATTTAAAAGAAGAAGAGGTAATGGAAATAACAACGAAAAACGCGAAGAAAATCTTTATGAAATTTAACACGTAA
- a CDS encoding diguanylate cyclase, whose amino-acid sequence MEKNKILIVEDNKALARLIAKKMEDKVEMEIDVAYTMAEAQAFLSDPKEYFIALLDLNLPDAPNGEIVDYVISKGLPSIVLTGSMDDATRESFIHKDIVDYVYKGNMDDINYIFKIINRLSKNRQYKVMVAEDSAPFRNNLKKILTSLQFQVFTAAHGEEAMSYFADNPDMKLVVCDYRMPVKDGLEVLKEIRAAGDKNQIGVLMMTSPSENVNGAIFLKNGANDFIAKPFVKEELICRVNNLIEAMENINQIADFANKDFLTGVYNRRYFYDDMNEYLAYAEERAEPYAVAMLDIDHFKQINDTYGHDGGDRALKTLAKKLIDETKKGDLVARFGGEEFCIVLKNVSNEEAVKFFVNLRASIANCKVRLKKEQIKFTVSIGVAFSRSDYRLDELLELADEALYRAKENGRNRVEIA is encoded by the coding sequence ATGGAAAAAAATAAAATTTTAATAGTAGAAGACAACAAAGCGCTGGCTAGACTGATCGCCAAAAAGATGGAAGATAAGGTCGAGATGGAGATCGATGTGGCGTACACTATGGCTGAAGCGCAAGCTTTTTTAAGCGATCCAAAAGAGTATTTTATCGCGCTGCTTGATCTAAATTTACCCGACGCTCCAAACGGCGAAATCGTGGACTACGTCATCTCAAAAGGACTGCCTAGCATCGTGCTAACGGGTAGTATGGATGATGCCACCAGAGAGAGCTTCATCCATAAAGACATCGTAGACTACGTCTATAAAGGCAATATGGACGATATAAATTATATATTTAAGATCATAAATCGCCTAAGCAAAAATAGACAATATAAGGTAATGGTTGCCGAGGACTCGGCGCCTTTTAGAAATAATCTTAAAAAAATCCTAACTAGCCTTCAGTTTCAGGTGTTTACCGCCGCTCACGGCGAGGAAGCGATGAGTTATTTTGCCGATAACCCCGACATGAAACTTGTCGTTTGCGACTATAGGATGCCCGTAAAAGACGGCCTTGAGGTGCTAAAAGAGATAAGAGCTGCGGGCGATAAAAATCAAATCGGCGTTTTAATGATGACGAGTCCGAGCGAAAACGTAAACGGCGCGATATTTTTGAAAAACGGAGCGAATGATTTTATCGCTAAGCCCTTTGTAAAAGAAGAGCTTATTTGTAGGGTAAATAATCTAATCGAAGCGATGGAAAACATAAATCAAATCGCCGATTTTGCGAACAAGGACTTCCTGACGGGCGTTTATAATAGAAGGTATTTTTACGACGATATGAACGAATACTTGGCCTATGCCGAGGAGCGTGCCGAGCCTTATGCGGTGGCGATGCTGGATATCGATCATTTTAAACAGATAAACGATACTTACGGTCACGACGGCGGCGACAGGGCGTTAAAGACGTTAGCTAAAAAGCTGATCGACGAGACCAAAAAAGGCGATTTGGTAGCGAGATTCGGCGGGGAAGAATTTTGTATCGTACTAAAAAATGTCTCAAACGAAGAGGCGGTTAAATTTTTCGTAAATTTAAGAGCTAGCATCGCAAACTGCAAAGTGCGACTAAAAAAAGAGCAGATAAAATTTACCGTCTCTATCGGAGTGGCCTTTAGTAGAAGCGATTATAGATTAGATGAGCTTTTAGAGCTTGCCGACGAGGCTCTTTATAGAGCAAAAGAAAACGGGCGAAATAGGGTAGAAATAGCCTGA
- a CDS encoding AAA family ATPase — protein sequence MIERILIKQNLSFENVELNFGRGLSVFTGVSGAGKSVLMGSIMAVLGLKDSEAKLIEADVSHKFNLEEFGLESEEINTFKLFRDKTTRYFINSQAVSKKNLASIAKEHVKYLSAKEINEFENERFLNLLDSLQAKKDAKFNEILSEFRLKFEEFSQISRELKKIIDEEKRVEELKEFASFEINKIESVSPKIGEFDELMELKKRLSKKDKILEAWNRAEQIFNFEQAVTDALNISDIDSSFFEEAMNELRVARENLNMDELEDVDIEGVLDRIEAINSLVRRYGGEEEALQTLKTRKAELARYENISFEKSELERKFKQNEAAVNALADKISQARVANLKELEALINSFLKELYMSEISLKINSKTLDAAGRDEVNLSLNETALKNLSSGELNRLRLAFIASESKITGGGEGVIILDEIDANLSGKEAMSIANVLLSLAKFYQIFAISHQPQLSSKADSHFLVEKRGETSNVRELKNEERVNELARMISGERITEEAINFARQLLVV from the coding sequence ATGATTGAGCGGATTTTGATAAAGCAAAATTTGAGTTTTGAAAACGTCGAGTTAAATTTCGGGCGCGGACTTAGCGTATTTACGGGCGTGAGCGGCGCGGGCAAATCGGTCTTGATGGGTTCGATAATGGCGGTTTTGGGGCTAAAAGATAGCGAAGCAAAGCTGATAGAGGCCGACGTCTCGCATAAATTTAACCTTGAGGAATTCGGTCTTGAGAGCGAGGAAATAAATACCTTTAAGCTTTTTCGCGACAAAACGACGCGCTACTTTATAAACTCGCAAGCCGTTTCTAAGAAAAATCTCGCCAGCATCGCAAAAGAGCACGTCAAATACCTATCCGCAAAGGAAATAAACGAATTTGAAAACGAGAGATTTTTAAATTTGCTTGATAGCTTGCAAGCCAAAAAAGACGCTAAATTTAACGAAATTTTGAGCGAATTTAGGCTCAAATTTGAGGAATTTAGCCAGATCTCGCGCGAGCTGAAAAAAATAATCGACGAAGAAAAAAGGGTGGAGGAGCTAAAGGAATTTGCCTCTTTTGAAATCAATAAAATAGAAAGCGTGAGTCCCAAAATCGGCGAATTTGACGAGCTAATGGAGCTAAAAAAACGCCTTAGTAAAAAGGATAAAATTTTAGAAGCGTGGAATAGGGCGGAGCAAATTTTTAATTTCGAGCAGGCCGTGACGGACGCGCTAAATATCAGCGATATCGATAGTAGCTTCTTTGAAGAGGCGATGAACGAGCTGCGAGTAGCGCGCGAAAATCTAAACATGGACGAGCTAGAAGACGTAGATATCGAGGGCGTGCTAGACCGCATCGAGGCGATAAACTCGCTCGTGCGTCGCTATGGCGGCGAGGAGGAGGCGCTCCAGACGCTAAAAACGCGCAAAGCCGAGCTAGCAAGATACGAAAATATAAGCTTTGAAAAGAGCGAGCTGGAGCGTAAATTTAAGCAAAACGAAGCCGCGGTAAATGCGCTGGCGGACAAAATCAGCCAAGCTCGCGTGGCAAATTTAAAGGAGCTTGAAGCGCTCATAAATTCGTTTCTAAAAGAGCTTTATATGAGCGAGATTTCATTAAAGATAAATAGTAAAACCCTAGACGCCGCCGGCAGGGACGAGGTAAATTTGAGCCTAAACGAGACGGCGCTAAAAAATCTAAGCTCGGGCGAGCTAAACCGCTTAAGGCTAGCTTTTATAGCGAGCGAAAGCAAGATCACCGGAGGCGGCGAGGGCGTCATAATCCTAGATGAAATAGACGCGAATCTAAGCGGAAAAGAGGCGATGAGTATCGCAAACGTGCTGCTAAGCTTGGCCAAATTTTATCAAATTTTCGCTATCTCGCATCAGCCGCAGTTAAGCTCTAAAGCCGATTCGCATTTTCTAGTCGAAAAGCGCGGCGAAACCTCGAACGTAAGGGAGCTAAAAAACGAGGAGCGCGTAAACGAGCTGGCCCGTATGATAAGCGGCGAACGCATAACTGAGGAAGCGATAAATTTCGCCCGTCAACTTTTGGTTGTTTAA
- a CDS encoding NAD(+) kinase, whose translation MKKENLLLPSEIKTVGLVAKINGDAVKNARILREILARYGVQILFENALAKHLNLKEGSNLQGFEVRELAKKCDFLISLGGDGTIISLCRNAAEISPFVLGIHAGRLGFLTDITMNECEKFFAEFFAGKFEVETPFMLDVFLHKKSGEILHKIAFNDAVIVGEKVGSMTHVEAFWNEKYFNAYFGDGVIVSTPVGSTGYNMSAGGAITYPLSEVFLVTPVCSHSLTQRPVVLPRGFEIKFKTSSAAVLVIDGQDRYKMSELESVSMTLSASTARLIRHVGRDYFQILKEKLHWGYND comes from the coding sequence ATGAAAAAAGAGAATTTATTGCTTCCTTCCGAGATAAAAACGGTCGGATTAGTCGCGAAAATCAACGGCGACGCGGTCAAAAACGCGCGAATTTTGCGCGAAATTTTGGCTAGGTACGGCGTTCAAATTTTGTTTGAAAACGCGCTCGCTAAACATCTAAATTTAAAAGAGGGCTCGAATTTGCAAGGATTTGAGGTGCGCGAGCTGGCTAAAAAGTGCGATTTTTTGATCTCGCTCGGAGGCGACGGCACGATCATCTCGCTTTGTAGAAATGCAGCCGAGATTTCACCCTTCGTGCTGGGCATCCACGCGGGCAGGCTAGGATTTTTGACCGATATCACGATGAATGAATGCGAGAAATTTTTCGCCGAGTTTTTTGCGGGTAAATTTGAGGTCGAAACCCCTTTTATGCTTGACGTTTTTTTGCACAAAAAAAGTGGGGAAATTTTGCATAAAATCGCATTTAACGACGCCGTAATCGTGGGCGAAAAGGTGGGTTCTATGACGCACGTGGAGGCTTTTTGGAACGAAAAATACTTTAACGCGTATTTTGGCGACGGCGTCATCGTCTCTACACCCGTGGGTTCAACCGGATACAACATGAGCGCGGGCGGGGCGATAACCTATCCTTTGAGCGAGGTGTTTTTGGTTACGCCCGTTTGCTCGCACTCGCTCACGCAGCGCCCGGTCGTGCTTCCGCGCGGATTTGAGATCAAATTTAAAACTTCAAGCGCGGCAGTGCTGGTTATCGACGGGCAGGATAGGTATAAGATGAGCGAGCTTGAGAGCGTGAGCATGACGCTAAGCGCGAGTACGGCGAGGCTAATCCGCCACGTCGGGAGAGATTATTTTCAAATTTTAAAAGAAAAACTGCATTGGGGTTATAATGATTGA